ATCTTTTATCACTTCACCGCCTTTTGGCGATTTTGTATCGGCGTTAATGCCCGCAAGCTCAAGCGCTTTTGAGTTAACCCAAATTGCATGGCTATCAACACGAGATAAAACAACCGGACGATCGCTTACTACTTTGTCTAAATCTTTAGCGGTAGGAAAGCGTGTATCTGGCCATAACTCTTGGTTCCAGCCTCGGCCGATGATCCAACCTTGTTTGCCTTGCGCAAATTGCTTTAGTTTATTTGTAACGTCATCAACCGACTTAGCGCCGCGTACATCAAGTTGCGATAAGTTATCTCCTAGCCCAATAACGTGGCCGTGAGCATCTATTAAGCCGGGCAGTAATGTGTTGCCTTCTGCATTTATTAATTTGGCATCTGGAAAGCTTTCTTTTAGTGTGTCGCCGCCTACTTTTACAACTTTGCCATCTTTTATAACTAAAGTGCTAAATTGCTGAAGTTCACCTTTTTGCATTTTGCCTTTATAAAGCGGGGTGTAGCCATTAGCATTATAAATAACTTTGGTTTGTGCAATGGCAAAGCTAGAGCCCGCACAAAGGCTGGCAAGTACAAGTGGTTTAAGTAATTTTTTGAGTAACATAGGGCACTGTTTTGTTATTTTTAGTGCAATAACACTAGCAAACCCTTTTTTAGAATACCAACAGGATGCGATAAGCTCGTAAAATAGACAGTTAAAGCTAAGCTGGTTACTTAGCTGTTAAATTAATTACCTAAAACCTAAAGTTAGAAAGGTTACTTATGTAAGGGCTACTTACTGGCATATAAATGGTATTCGCTAAGTGTTAGCCGGCCGTCTTTATCTTGGTCGTAACTAATAAACTTAGACCACAAGGCGGGGTCTATTGAGGCTTCAGAACGCGTTAAAAATCCGTCTTTGTTTCGGTCTATTTTTTTAAACTGGTTGTTAATAGTGTCACTTGCGGCAAAGCTTGATGCATTAAATACGGTTAGAGTGCACACAATAAATAAGTGTATGGGGTTCATTAAAATACTCAGTAAAGATTGTTAGTAAGGTAGTTTTTAAATTCAATTAATGAAATTTGTTTATCTTGATTTTTATCCCACATTATAAACGTGCTAAGTAACTGTGGCTGGCGCTCTAATTCGTTATGGGTAAGGTAACCGCTTTTATCTGTATCAAGGTGATCAAAGCGTTGTT
This DNA window, taken from Pseudoalteromonas marina, encodes the following:
- a CDS encoding calcium-binding protein, producing the protein MNPIHLFIVCTLTVFNASSFAASDTINNQFKKIDRNKDGFLTRSEASIDPALWSKFISYDQDKDGRLTLSEYHLYASK
- a CDS encoding EF-hand domain-containing protein; this encodes MKIRCFVTTTALLFSFNAFALDVKQRFDHLDTDKSGYLTHNELERQPQLLSTFIMWDKNQDKQISLIEFKNYLTNNLY